The sequence GCCTCCCGGTAGGCCTCCCGCTTCGTCTGGCCCCGCGCGAGGATGGTTTCCGGGCCCACCTCGGCGCTGGCGATGTACCCCTCCCCCTCGGGATCCCGGGCGGCCGAGGGGGCCCCATAGCGGTCCCACCCGTCGGCGATGGTCTCGGCGATGAGGTCCAAAAGCCCCTCCTCCCAGACCTCGGGGGAGAGGTCCAGGGCGTGGCGGCCGTACTTCTGGCGCAGGTAGGTGCAGAAGGGCCCCAGGTCGGGGTCCCGCTCGGGGTCGGGGAGAGTCTGGGCCAGGGCCCAGAGGACCCCGGCGAGGCGCCGGATCACCCTCCGCCCCCCTTCCGGTGGGCCTCCCACCACTCCCCGAGGGTCCGGGGAGGCTCCTCGGGGTAGAGGCGCATCCCGATGGGGGAGAGGGGGGCCTTGGGCCACGCCTCCACGGCCTTCCGCCAGGGCGGGGCCTTCCATTGGCCCGAGGGATCCCGCAGGTGCCGGTCCCCCCAGAGCTTCTGCACCCTGCGGCGGATCTCCTGGACCTGGCTCCACACCCCGCTGAACATGGGCAGGTTCCCCAGGGCCTTCATGTGGCCCACGAGGGCCCTCCAGTCCCCTTCGGCGGCGTAGGCCAGGGCCTCCTCTAGGAGAGCCCGGTGGAACTCCTTGGTGAGGAACCATGTCCACCGCCCACGCTGGTCCGGTTTGAGCACGTACGTGGCCCGCCAGGCCTCCTTCCTCCACGCCACCCAGGTAAGGGGGCGGTCCTCCACCCGCTGCATCCTCTCCCCGGGGAGCTCTTGGGTGGCCAGGAGGAGCATGGGCCAGGTGGGGGGAGGGTCCTCCGGGGGCATGACGCTCACCGGGGCCAGGAGGAGGTGGGCCACGGGGAGGCGGGCCTCCTTCCTGATGGCCCTGGCCTTGGGGCCGATGAGAACCGCGTGTTTCTCGTCCAGCTTCTTCACGGCGGCCAAGACCTTCTCCACGGGGGCCGTCTGGACCTGCCACCAGGTGTACCCGTCCCGGCTCACCAGGCGCAGGGCCTGGGCCAGGAGGGCCGTCTGGCCTCTGAGGAGGGGGTAGTCCTCGGGGTCGGTCATGGCGGTCTACTCCTGGGCGGCCCCGGAGAAGAGGGGGGGCGTGTCGGAGGGGGGCGTGTCGGAAGGCTCTTCGGGTTGCTCGTTAGGCGGCTCTTGCGCCTTCTCTTTTGTCGCCCTAGCTCGGTACTCCTCCGCAAGCATTGTCAGGGCCTCTCGGGCGAGCTCGGAAAGCGTCATACCGTGCTCCCTGGCGAGGGCTTCCAGAGCGCTATGGGTGGCGGGATCCAGGCGCAGAGTGAGGCGCTCCTCGAGGCGGGGCTTGGCCTTCTCCTTTAGGCGCTTCTCCAGGCGGGACAGGGTGGACATGGCGGCCTCCTTTGAGGTGTAGGGTAGCGCGGGGGGCGGGGGATTGTAAAGAGGATGCCCTTTATTTCACGCGTTCCCGGGCGTTCCCTGGCTCTTAATGAGGTTCCTTTGGGCGACCCGCTTGACCCGGGGCGGGGGGGCCGCGTAGGCTGGTGGTGAACCCTAACCCGGGTGGTGCCGGGGCCGGACAAGTAGCCTAGGAGCTGCCACTCCGATGGCGAACGCCGGGGAAGCGGGGTGCCGGGGGAAAATCCTGGCTCGCCCCGCACTCAACGCGGCGCTCCGGGGGCACAGCCTCCGGTTCGACCGCAATCCACATACCCCGAGGGATCGGGGGCGAGATTGGGCGACCCGGAAAGGGTCCTGGGGGCGAACCCCCAGGGCTGACCGCGGGAAACCCGGTGAAAGTCCGGGCCACGGGATGGGGTGAACCCATAGCCCCATCACGTGTGCGGAGCAGGCCGGTGCTGAGGGTGCCGCGAGGCACCAGGGGGCTGAGGGAGACTGGAGGCCCCGCTGACCAGGGAAAACGGGAGGGGAGACCCGCACCGGATAACCTGGGGCGCACGATAGCTAGGCCTGTAACGGGGAGGGTGCGAACCCCTCCCTGCTCCGAGCCGCCCGCCTGGGGTCCGTGAAGTCCTGGCCGTGCCTGGAGTACCCCGAGCTCCGGAACCTCGTAGGGGGAAAGGGCCACGCAAGCGGCCAGGGCGTAGCGAAGGCGGGAAGTGGCAAGTACCGCGGCCTAACGGGGGAACCTCTCGGCCGGGATCCCGGACCTGTGGCAGCAGGGGAGAAGGGGTCCCGGTGAGCCGTGGGGAGTACCCGCTGGCGTAAGGGGGCTTGGACCCCCTGAGGCGGCGGCGAAAACCCGGCGCGCGAGAGGGGGAGACCGGGCGAGTACGAGGGGGAACGGCTGCGTGGGGGGCCCCGTACCCCATGCGGTGCGCGAACCTGGCCCGCGTTCGCGGGATGTAGGAAAGCCCGGACCGGCTTACCCTGGGGCTTCCACCCCAGGGGGCCTCGGCACCGCTTC is a genomic window of Thermus tengchongensis containing:
- a CDS encoding ribbon-helix-helix domain-containing protein, yielding MSTLSRLEKRLKEKAKPRLEERLTLRLDPATHSALEALAREHGMTLSELAREALTMLAEEYRARATKEKAQEPPNEQPEEPSDTPPSDTPPLFSGAAQE